In a single window of the Amycolatopsis sp. cg5 genome:
- the mycP gene encoding type VII secretion-associated serine protease mycosin: MSAGRHTRLCCLAAAALLGVTPVTAATAQETATPLPAGQKGCLSPPPSAEAGVPWPQQQLQPQRVWPLTTGAGVTVAVVDSGVDGGTPQLAGGRVAEGVDVTTPGRGPANTDCYGHGTFVAGIIAASVSPDTGFAGVAPGATILPIRCASPGEDGAVPVLTSAAMADGIRAAVDGGARVINISASTTTPDPKLADAVRHAADHDVVVVASAANGAKQGDPVTYPAAFPTVIAVGAVDAAGQRAEFSQTGKFLSLVAPGVNVVSVGPRGGGHWQGTGTSYSAPFVAGAAALVRAYHPDLTAEAVRHRLEATADHPAAALPDPGLGWGTVNLVAAVTSVLPEEGTAGRMIDPPPAAPVAAAQAGVNGPLVALVALLLVGSFAFLLGVAVRLIRAGRARNWGKRGAQGAASQVN, from the coding sequence ATGAGCGCCGGACGGCATACCCGGCTGTGCTGCTTGGCCGCCGCCGCCCTGCTGGGGGTGACCCCGGTGACCGCCGCGACGGCGCAGGAGACCGCCACACCGCTTCCAGCAGGCCAGAAGGGGTGCTTGTCCCCGCCACCGAGTGCCGAGGCGGGCGTGCCCTGGCCACAGCAGCAGCTACAGCCGCAGCGCGTCTGGCCGCTCACCACCGGGGCCGGGGTCACCGTCGCGGTGGTCGACTCGGGTGTCGACGGTGGTACTCCCCAGCTGGCCGGTGGCCGCGTGGCCGAAGGCGTCGACGTCACCACCCCTGGCCGGGGTCCGGCCAACACCGACTGTTACGGGCACGGCACCTTCGTCGCGGGCATCATCGCGGCTTCCGTCTCACCGGACACCGGTTTCGCCGGGGTCGCGCCTGGAGCGACCATCCTGCCGATTCGCTGTGCGAGCCCCGGTGAGGACGGCGCGGTGCCCGTGCTGACGTCGGCGGCGATGGCCGATGGCATCCGCGCCGCCGTCGACGGTGGCGCGCGGGTGATCAACATCTCGGCGAGCACGACCACTCCTGACCCGAAACTCGCCGACGCGGTGCGGCACGCGGCCGACCATGACGTCGTCGTGGTGGCTTCCGCGGCCAACGGCGCCAAACAGGGCGATCCGGTGACTTACCCGGCCGCCTTCCCGACGGTCATCGCGGTCGGCGCGGTCGACGCGGCGGGCCAGCGCGCCGAGTTCTCGCAGACCGGCAAGTTCCTCTCACTGGTGGCTCCCGGCGTCAACGTGGTGAGCGTCGGCCCTCGTGGCGGCGGGCATTGGCAGGGCACCGGCACCAGCTATTCGGCGCCGTTCGTCGCGGGTGCCGCGGCGCTCGTGCGTGCCTACCACCCAGACCTGACCGCCGAGGCTGTCCGGCATCGCCTGGAGGCCACCGCCGATCACCCGGCGGCCGCGTTGCCCGACCCCGGCCTCGGCTGGGGCACGGTCAACCTCGTGGCCGCGGTGACCAGTGTGCTGCCGGAGGAAGGCACCGCGGGCCGGATGATCGACCCGCCGCCCGCCGCGCCCGTCGCCGCCGCGCAGGCGGGGGTGAACGGTCCGCTGGTCGCGCTGGTAGCACTCCTGCTGGTCGGCTCGTTCGCGTTCCTGCTGGGCGTGGCGGTCCGTCTGATCCGCGCCGGCCGTGCGCGGAACTGGGGCAAACGGGGCGCCCAGGGTGCTGCTTCCCAGGTGAACTGA
- a CDS encoding right-handed parallel beta-helix repeat-containing protein, with product MSQHAIVVTRTPGPGYRSIADAVAGAPHGAVILVGPGRYSENLVLTKPVTITAEDGPGTVKLVAAAGVAVTLEAESAALSGVSITATDADSPAILITQGQLSVSECTVQASSWATVYAAQHGTVLMRDCSVLNEIGAGVVVTSPRGGVLDTCRLERLGTTAVVVAEDGTLLVRSSSLGPSAGNGICLNGRGKLTVEDTVVTGTGKPAVAVEQQAALAATRLSVTDTETIGFYLASTQQVVLEDCGVERSGAEGVFVAEGCAPVLRGCRVRGARGRGMYFGGRAAGSVEGCEVSEVDGVGVAVSERGVPEFDRTTVSGCGAAGVRVDEGADPFFRRLRVIGCDGAAVEVDGGARGTFENIEIDGGGGPGLAIAGAARPTVTGLSLRGVAEAGVRVMGAALALADSALTGTGAEGVHAGSGADVSLQRCRVQDSSGVGCLFGEGASGSIADSEFTGGSGDGIRLDTEEAVQVTGCTVRDNHGSGLRQTKPGAAITVLDLTTGGNLVPDAFGTAAAAMDTPAPAAPAPAKRQSESDPLADLQGLVGLAGVKAEVTSLINLNKMAQRRKDAGLSAPPMARHLVFAGAPGTGKTTVARLYGQILAQLGVLREGHLVEVARADLVAQIIGGTAIKTTEAFTTALGGVLFIDEAYTLAQGGGGSGPDFGREAIDTLVKLMEDHREDVVVIAAGYTKDMRRFLESNPGMESRFSRTIEFANYTPEELVTIVRSNCEKHDYRLTEDAAEALLKYFDRIPKDGTFGNGRTARRVFEAMTDRQASRLSVSATATSAELTLLTLEDVAPEG from the coding sequence TTGAGCCAGCACGCCATCGTGGTGACCCGCACCCCCGGGCCCGGATATCGCAGTATCGCCGACGCGGTCGCCGGCGCGCCGCACGGCGCGGTGATCCTCGTGGGTCCTGGTCGATACAGCGAGAACCTGGTCCTCACCAAGCCGGTGACGATCACCGCCGAGGACGGGCCGGGCACGGTCAAGCTGGTGGCCGCGGCGGGCGTAGCGGTCACCCTCGAAGCCGAATCCGCGGCGCTGTCCGGTGTGTCGATCACGGCGACCGATGCGGACAGCCCCGCGATTCTGATCACCCAAGGTCAGCTGAGCGTCTCGGAGTGCACGGTGCAGGCGTCGAGCTGGGCCACCGTGTACGCCGCGCAGCACGGCACCGTGCTGATGCGGGACTGCTCGGTGCTGAACGAGATCGGCGCAGGCGTGGTGGTGACGTCGCCGCGCGGCGGCGTGCTCGACACCTGCAGACTGGAGCGGCTGGGCACCACCGCGGTGGTGGTGGCCGAGGACGGCACGCTGCTCGTGCGGTCCAGTTCGCTCGGGCCGTCGGCGGGCAACGGTATCTGCCTCAACGGGCGCGGCAAGCTCACGGTGGAGGACACCGTGGTCACCGGCACGGGCAAACCCGCGGTCGCGGTCGAGCAGCAGGCCGCGTTGGCGGCCACCCGGCTCAGCGTCACCGATACCGAGACCATCGGGTTCTATCTGGCAAGTACCCAGCAAGTGGTGCTGGAGGACTGCGGTGTTGAGCGCAGCGGCGCGGAAGGCGTGTTCGTCGCCGAAGGCTGTGCTCCCGTCCTGCGTGGCTGCCGAGTGCGGGGCGCGCGCGGCCGAGGGATGTATTTCGGCGGGCGCGCGGCCGGGTCGGTCGAGGGCTGCGAAGTGTCCGAAGTGGATGGTGTGGGTGTCGCGGTGAGCGAGCGAGGCGTGCCCGAGTTCGACCGGACGACGGTGTCCGGATGCGGGGCCGCCGGAGTACGGGTCGACGAGGGTGCCGACCCGTTCTTCCGGCGGCTAAGGGTGATCGGCTGTGATGGTGCGGCCGTCGAGGTCGACGGCGGGGCGCGCGGGACCTTCGAGAACATCGAGATCGACGGCGGCGGCGGACCGGGCCTGGCGATTGCCGGCGCCGCGCGGCCGACCGTGACCGGGCTGAGCCTGCGCGGGGTGGCCGAAGCCGGGGTACGGGTGATGGGAGCGGCGCTGGCGCTGGCGGACAGCGCGCTCACCGGCACCGGCGCCGAGGGGGTGCATGCGGGCTCCGGCGCGGACGTCTCACTCCAGCGCTGCCGGGTGCAGGACAGCAGCGGGGTCGGCTGCCTGTTCGGGGAGGGCGCCTCCGGTTCGATCGCCGACTCGGAGTTCACCGGCGGATCGGGCGACGGTATCCGGCTCGACACCGAGGAGGCAGTCCAGGTGACGGGGTGCACCGTGCGGGACAACCACGGCAGCGGGCTGCGACAGACCAAACCGGGTGCCGCGATCACCGTGCTCGACCTGACCACTGGCGGAAACCTGGTACCCGACGCGTTCGGCACGGCAGCGGCCGCGATGGACACCCCGGCGCCTGCGGCGCCCGCGCCCGCGAAACGGCAGTCGGAGTCGGACCCGCTGGCCGATCTGCAGGGCCTCGTCGGCCTGGCCGGGGTCAAGGCGGAGGTCACGTCGCTGATCAACCTGAACAAGATGGCCCAGCGCCGCAAGGACGCCGGGCTGTCCGCGCCGCCGATGGCCCGGCACCTGGTGTTCGCGGGTGCTCCCGGCACCGGCAAGACCACGGTGGCCCGGCTCTACGGCCAGATCCTCGCGCAGCTGGGTGTGCTGCGTGAGGGACATCTGGTCGAGGTGGCGCGCGCCGACCTGGTCGCGCAGATCATCGGTGGCACCGCGATCAAGACGACGGAGGCGTTCACCACCGCGCTCGGCGGGGTGCTGTTCATCGACGAGGCGTACACGCTGGCCCAGGGTGGCGGTGGCTCTGGGCCCGACTTCGGGCGTGAGGCGATCGACACGCTGGTGAAGCTGATGGAGGACCACCGGGAGGACGTGGTCGTCATCGCGGCCGGTTACACCAAGGACATGCGCCGGTTCCTGGAGTCCAACCCCGGGATGGAGTCGCGGTTCAGCCGCACCATCGAGTTCGCCAACTACACGCCGGAGGAATTGGTGACCATCGTCCGGTCCAACTGCGAAAAGCACGACTACCGGCTTACCGAGGACGCCGCCGAGGCGCTGCTGAAGTACTTCGATCGGATCCCCAAGGACGGCACGTTCGGGAACGGCCGCACAGCGCGGCGGGTCTTCGAGGCGATGACCGACCGGCAGGCGTCGCGGTTGTCGGTGAGCGCCACGGCTACCTCGGCCGAGCTGACGTTGCTCACGTTGGAGGATGTCGCCCCCGAAGGCTGA
- a CDS encoding AAA family ATPase — protein sequence MARECEDLIGRQAEVAALRGDDRTPALVVLRGAHGSGRTTVLELLNGELRRDGVTTLSAPRSAHHEWDRFGVGRLLAAVRDQFEEFAADAKLTAALQAAAHLCAEEHYRTSWSKFRMLNALAKLFTRLGTTGPVVLLVDDADQVPEPVPALIAVQRAGHRVVVSCTPGTPEGADRLCQLASHVEDLAELSDEDADALLRRVVNAPVDLRLGEAVRTGLGPLWGNPGAMLATAAELSRTDRLALVHGVACLRRPAEAVVLPTGHELFSHIEAEGSVARDLVVLSGGSTGFHVDEIPLLAKMHGIPATRCGQVADRLVHAGVLMSAGEGRLACRCPALGAALAEQVGPDAVRVLHRVLAQCLLDDGLSRPLSLVAGHVAAAGTALPARPELATLLRDDEIRLTPFDRERQVRQRHSAWWHCGVRAERGARQAELVLTLVRAADYRGMAEFVTEAVAVGIEPGARGGLAAAAVLAALHLGKPVPEPVAVALAGCAEAAEPLALAGRWFDGEEIRPEEIEAGFAVAWPGMGTLPADENACAELTAACLQRDLVPVLRQLLGANYELPGSGPLAAHHRVRSGYVNGSWSDALSAARDLELDPAADAWMTEHARLIAAEISGWRGDDHHARSWFEASAATDLIPALRAWVEIGLLRHVEGAVAAFAHGWRDLDRRAVGTGAARLQLRLVEFAAESGQPDAVLVALDERHQRLGRPCTSETVPFAQSLVAMDGAAVRTAEQALRARGHRFGLAITCLLVGMVEDDSERWFAEALEIALELEATRLTGVIKNAMEAKGLPMSSSRVQPEELSELEMQIIKLVRLGHTNRQIAQSVVMSEKTIEKHLTRLYLKTGCRNRYGLATSTFGDICEPVGA from the coding sequence ATGGCTCGCGAGTGTGAAGACCTGATCGGGCGTCAGGCTGAGGTCGCCGCGTTGCGCGGCGACGACCGGACACCGGCCCTGGTGGTGCTGCGAGGTGCCCATGGCAGCGGCCGGACAACCGTGCTTGAGTTACTGAACGGTGAACTGCGTCGTGATGGCGTCACGACGTTGAGCGCACCGCGGTCGGCGCATCACGAATGGGACCGCTTCGGGGTCGGCAGGCTCCTCGCCGCCGTCCGTGATCAGTTCGAAGAGTTCGCTGCCGACGCCAAGCTCACCGCGGCGCTGCAAGCGGCCGCGCATCTGTGCGCCGAAGAGCACTACCGCACGTCCTGGTCGAAATTCCGGATGCTCAACGCCTTGGCCAAGCTGTTCACCAGGCTGGGCACGACGGGGCCGGTCGTCCTGCTGGTCGATGACGCCGACCAGGTTCCGGAGCCGGTGCCCGCGCTCATCGCGGTACAGCGTGCCGGGCACCGGGTGGTGGTCTCGTGCACGCCGGGCACGCCCGAGGGCGCCGACCGCCTTTGCCAGCTGGCGAGCCACGTAGAAGACCTGGCCGAGCTGTCCGACGAGGATGCCGACGCGCTGTTGCGCCGCGTGGTGAACGCACCGGTCGACCTCCGGTTGGGGGAGGCGGTCCGCACCGGTCTCGGCCCGCTCTGGGGTAACCCCGGTGCGATGCTGGCGACCGCCGCGGAGCTGAGCCGGACCGATCGGCTCGCGCTCGTCCACGGGGTGGCCTGCCTGCGCAGGCCCGCCGAAGCCGTCGTATTGCCCACCGGTCACGAGTTGTTCAGCCACATCGAGGCCGAAGGAAGCGTCGCTCGTGATCTCGTGGTGCTGTCCGGCGGGTCGACCGGCTTCCACGTGGACGAGATCCCCCTGCTCGCCAAGATGCACGGTATCCCCGCCACCCGCTGCGGTCAGGTGGCCGATCGGCTGGTGCACGCCGGTGTGCTGATGAGCGCGGGCGAGGGCAGGCTCGCCTGCCGCTGCCCGGCGCTGGGCGCCGCGCTCGCCGAGCAGGTCGGCCCGGACGCGGTGCGTGTACTGCACCGGGTGCTGGCCCAGTGTCTGCTCGATGACGGGCTAAGTCGGCCGTTGTCGCTGGTGGCCGGGCATGTCGCCGCCGCGGGGACAGCGCTGCCCGCCCGGCCGGAGCTCGCCACGCTGCTGCGTGACGACGAGATCCGATTGACCCCGTTCGACCGGGAACGGCAGGTGCGGCAACGGCACTCCGCCTGGTGGCACTGCGGAGTGCGTGCCGAGCGCGGCGCGCGCCAGGCGGAGCTCGTGCTGACACTCGTGCGCGCGGCGGACTACCGCGGCATGGCCGAGTTCGTGACCGAGGCCGTGGCGGTGGGGATCGAGCCCGGCGCCCGCGGTGGGCTGGCCGCCGCGGCGGTGCTCGCCGCACTGCACCTCGGCAAGCCGGTTCCCGAGCCGGTCGCCGTCGCGCTTGCCGGGTGCGCCGAAGCGGCGGAACCACTGGCCTTGGCCGGTCGGTGGTTCGACGGCGAGGAAATCCGCCCGGAGGAGATCGAGGCAGGCTTCGCGGTGGCGTGGCCGGGCATGGGCACACTGCCCGCCGACGAGAACGCGTGTGCCGAACTGACGGCCGCTTGCCTGCAGCGGGACCTGGTGCCGGTACTGCGCCAGCTGCTCGGTGCGAACTACGAGCTGCCCGGCAGCGGTCCACTCGCCGCGCATCACCGAGTCCGCAGCGGGTATGTGAACGGTTCCTGGTCGGACGCGCTGAGCGCGGCACGCGATCTGGAACTCGACCCGGCCGCGGACGCCTGGATGACCGAGCACGCCCGCCTGATCGCCGCGGAGATCAGCGGCTGGCGCGGCGACGACCACCATGCCAGGTCCTGGTTCGAGGCGTCCGCCGCGACGGATCTGATCCCCGCGTTGCGCGCGTGGGTGGAGATCGGGCTGCTCCGGCACGTCGAAGGCGCAGTGGCGGCGTTCGCGCATGGCTGGCGTGATCTTGATCGGCGCGCCGTCGGGACGGGCGCCGCCCGGCTGCAGCTCAGGCTCGTCGAGTTCGCCGCCGAATCAGGGCAGCCCGACGCGGTGCTGGTGGCGCTAGACGAACGCCACCAGCGGCTCGGCAGGCCGTGCACCAGCGAGACGGTCCCATTCGCGCAGTCGCTGGTGGCGATGGACGGGGCTGCCGTGCGCACAGCCGAACAGGCTTTGCGGGCACGTGGGCATCGGTTCGGGCTCGCCATCACCTGCCTGCTGGTCGGGATGGTCGAAGACGACTCGGAGCGCTGGTTCGCCGAGGCGTTGGAGATCGCGCTGGAACTCGAGGCCACCCGGTTGACCGGAGTGATCAAGAACGCGATGGAGGCCAAAGGCCTGCCCATGTCGTCCAGCCGTGTCCAGCCCGAGGAGTTGTCCGAGCTCGAGATGCAGATCATCAAGCTGGTTCGGCTGGGGCACACCAACCGGCAGATCGCGCAGAGCGTGGTCATGAGCGAGAAGACGATCGAAAAGCACCTCACCAGGCTGTACCTGAAGACCGGCTGCCGCAACCGATACGGCCTGGCTACCTCGACGTTTGGTGACATATGTGAACCGGTTGGCGCGTGA